A single genomic interval of Methylocystis sp. IM3 harbors:
- the ubiA gene encoding 4-hydroxybenzoate octaprenyltransferase, with protein sequence MTLSHDGGDGAALPDAQTDHPLWRHAPESLRPYVQLARLDRPVGWWLLLLPCWESSALASAALHRAPNLWHLTLFFIGAVVMRGAGSTYNDYVDRDIDVKVARTRGRPLASGRVSPRAALWFIVAQCLIGLAVLLSFNGYTIALGLLSPLIVLVYPFAKRFTSWPQAILGFAFAYGALLGWTAQTGSLGLPALLLYASCILWTIGFDTIYALQDVRDDAIAGVRSTARLFGAKVKRAVSALYAGSALCVALSAHAIGGGLFVWLGVAAYCAHLSWQASLTQEGAPTETALKLFRSNRDAGLLLFAGFFLQSLANLA encoded by the coding sequence GTGACCCTCTCACACGACGGCGGCGACGGCGCCGCCTTGCCCGACGCGCAGACCGACCATCCGCTCTGGCGCCATGCGCCTGAAAGCCTGCGCCCTTATGTCCAGCTCGCGCGGCTCGATCGTCCGGTCGGCTGGTGGCTCCTGCTGCTGCCTTGCTGGGAATCGAGCGCGCTCGCCTCGGCGGCGCTGCATCGCGCACCCAATCTCTGGCATCTGACGCTGTTCTTCATCGGGGCCGTCGTCATGCGCGGCGCGGGCTCGACCTATAACGATTACGTGGACCGCGACATCGACGTGAAAGTCGCGCGCACGCGCGGCCGGCCGCTGGCCAGCGGACGCGTCAGCCCGCGCGCCGCGCTCTGGTTCATCGTCGCGCAATGCCTCATCGGCCTTGCGGTCCTGCTTTCGTTCAACGGCTACACGATCGCGCTCGGCCTGCTCTCGCCGCTGATCGTCCTGGTCTATCCCTTCGCGAAACGTTTCACCTCATGGCCGCAGGCGATCCTGGGATTCGCCTTCGCCTATGGCGCCCTGCTCGGCTGGACGGCGCAGACCGGCTCTCTCGGCCTTCCGGCCTTGCTTCTTTACGCGAGCTGCATTCTCTGGACGATCGGCTTCGACACGATCTACGCGCTGCAGGACGTGCGCGACGACGCCATCGCCGGCGTGCGCTCGACCGCGCGCCTCTTCGGGGCGAAGGTCAAGCGCGCCGTAAGCGCGCTTTACGCAGGCTCGGCGCTCTGCGTTGCGCTCTCCGCCCATGCGATCGGCGGCGGCCTCTTCGTCTGGCTTGGCGTCGCGGCCTATTGCGCGCATCTTTCCTGGCAAGCGTCGCTGACGCAAGAAGGCGCGCCGACGGAGACCGCTCTCAAGCTCTTTCGCTCGAACCGCGACGCGGGCCTCCTGCTCTTTGCAGGCTTCTTCCTGCAAAGCTTGGCGAATCTCGCATGA
- a CDS encoding homoserine kinase, with protein sequence MAVYTQVDDAELIAFLATYDIGALLSCKGIAEGVENSNYFLHTSAGSFILTLYEKRVAEGDLPFFLGLMEHLSAKGVTCPQPVRNRAGAALGRLAGRPAMIATFLDGYSVHHPEPAHCAALGEALAQLHLAGAGFELRRDNALSVGAWRKLFAPAASRAAEIAEDLRETVEAELDLLESRWPAGLPTGVIHADLFPDNVFFLGERISGLIDFYFACVDALAYDLAICLNAWCFDERHAYAPEKGVALLEAYARLRPLSAAEIEAFPLLARGAALRFLLTRYVDWLNVPPGALVRPKDPREYLAKLRFHRTVSDMSGYGLIL encoded by the coding sequence ATGGCTGTTTACACGCAGGTCGACGACGCAGAGCTGATCGCCTTTCTCGCGACCTATGACATCGGCGCCCTCCTCTCCTGCAAGGGCATCGCCGAGGGGGTCGAGAATTCTAATTACTTCCTGCATACGAGCGCGGGAAGCTTCATTCTCACGCTCTACGAAAAGCGCGTGGCGGAAGGCGATCTGCCGTTTTTCCTCGGGCTCATGGAGCATCTTTCCGCCAAGGGCGTCACCTGTCCGCAGCCGGTGCGCAACCGCGCCGGCGCAGCGCTCGGGAGGCTCGCCGGCCGTCCGGCCATGATCGCCACCTTTCTCGACGGTTATTCGGTGCATCATCCGGAGCCCGCGCATTGCGCGGCGCTCGGGGAGGCGCTGGCGCAGCTTCACCTTGCAGGGGCCGGTTTCGAATTGCGCCGGGACAATGCGCTCTCGGTCGGCGCCTGGCGCAAGCTCTTCGCGCCCGCCGCCAGCCGCGCCGCGGAAATCGCCGAGGATTTGCGCGAGACGGTGGAAGCGGAGCTCGATCTGCTCGAGAGCCGCTGGCCCGCGGGGCTCCCGACCGGCGTCATTCACGCCGATCTCTTTCCCGACAATGTCTTTTTTCTGGGCGAGAGAATTTCCGGCCTGATCGACTTCTATTTCGCCTGCGTCGACGCGCTCGCCTACGATCTCGCCATCTGCCTCAACGCCTGGTGCTTCGACGAGCGGCACGCCTATGCGCCTGAGAAGGGCGTGGCGCTGCTCGAGGCCTATGCCCGGCTGCGGCCGCTGTCGGCCGCCGAGATCGAGGCCTTCCCGCTGCTCGCGCGCGGCGCGGCCCTCCGCTTTCTGCTCACCCGCTATGTCGATTGGCTGAATGTGCCGCCGGGCGCCCTGGTGCGGCCAAAGGACCCGCGCGAATATCTCGCCAAGCTGCGCTTCCACCGCACCGTGTCGGATATGAGCGGCTACGGCCTCATACTGTGA
- the ispH gene encoding 4-hydroxy-3-methylbut-2-enyl diphosphate reductase: protein MNVQPRGMKPPLKILLCSPRGFCAGVVRAIDAVERALAKFGPPVYVRHEIVHNRYVVESLKSKGAIFVEELDEIPDTAAPVIFSAHGVAKAVSADAQSRNLLAIDATCPLVTKVHREAEIHWKRGRRVLLVGHSGHPEVVGTMGQLPEGAVVLVESIDDIDGLRFDNEENLAYVTQTTLSLDDSQEIVSALQRRFPSIVGPHKEDICYATTNRQAAVKEVAPNVDAVIVVGSPNSSNSQRLREVAERAGAPAQLVQGKGEIDWDIFGNISSLGITAGASAPEVLVEEIMDAFAERYEVTVETVSTADESVSFPLPKELRAMA, encoded by the coding sequence ATGAATGTTCAGCCCCGCGGCATGAAGCCGCCGCTCAAGATTCTTCTGTGCTCCCCCCGTGGTTTCTGCGCCGGCGTGGTTCGCGCCATCGACGCCGTCGAGCGGGCGCTCGCGAAATTCGGGCCGCCGGTCTATGTCCGTCACGAGATTGTGCACAACCGCTATGTGGTTGAATCGCTCAAATCCAAGGGGGCGATTTTCGTCGAGGAGCTCGACGAGATTCCCGACACCGCCGCGCCGGTGATCTTCTCCGCCCATGGCGTCGCCAAGGCGGTTTCGGCCGACGCGCAGTCGCGCAATCTTCTCGCGATCGACGCCACCTGTCCGCTCGTGACGAAGGTGCACCGCGAGGCGGAAATCCACTGGAAGCGCGGGCGGCGCGTGCTCCTCGTCGGCCATTCGGGCCATCCGGAAGTCGTGGGCACGATGGGTCAATTGCCGGAAGGCGCGGTGGTGCTCGTCGAATCCATCGACGACATCGACGGTCTGCGCTTCGACAACGAGGAAAATCTCGCCTATGTGACGCAGACGACGCTTTCGCTGGACGACTCGCAGGAAATCGTCAGCGCGCTTCAGCGCCGTTTTCCGTCCATCGTCGGCCCGCACAAGGAAGACATCTGCTACGCGACGACGAATCGCCAGGCCGCGGTGAAGGAAGTCGCGCCCAATGTCGACGCGGTGATCGTGGTGGGCTCTCCCAATTCGTCCAATTCCCAGCGTTTGCGCGAAGTGGCGGAGCGCGCCGGCGCCCCCGCCCAGCTCGTGCAGGGAAAGGGCGAGATCGACTGGGACATCTTCGGAAACATATCCTCGCTCGGCATCACCGCGGGCGCTTCGGCGCCGGAGGTGCTCGTCGAGGAGATCATGGACGCGTTCGCCGAACGTTACGAGGTCACGGTCGAGACCGTCTCGACGGCGGATGAAAGCGTGTCCTTCCCGCTGCCGAAGGAGCTGCGGGCGATGGCCTGA
- a CDS encoding DUF937 domain-containing protein has protein sequence MSDLETLLSSAQGGQLVANLADRFGLTEEQIESAIRALSPALAMGLDRAAEEPEVFEKTVGALAGASRYSFFDEPEAAHSQDAVDLGRDLLNEMFGSQAATGQVLQAAARESGVRADILGQILPILVSVLLSGLTKSINDKGLGGLLGQLASSGALGRILEQLLGGGGAPRPAPEPAPRGNSGGGLGGLLGSVLGALLGRRPAPPSGGGAVRPGGPLDADAGSGALPPGLDQAAVQEAIDEIKKTLQIGQKTNRPAGQSGGSDLEAILGQILGKR, from the coding sequence ATGTCGGATCTCGAAACCCTTCTCTCTTCGGCCCAGGGCGGCCAGCTCGTCGCCAATCTCGCCGACCGCTTCGGCCTCACGGAGGAGCAGATCGAAAGCGCCATCCGGGCGCTCTCCCCTGCGCTCGCCATGGGCCTCGATCGCGCCGCAGAGGAGCCGGAGGTCTTCGAAAAGACCGTCGGCGCGCTCGCCGGCGCCTCGCGCTATTCCTTCTTCGACGAGCCGGAGGCCGCGCACAGCCAGGACGCCGTCGATCTCGGGCGCGATCTCCTGAACGAGATGTTCGGCTCCCAGGCCGCGACCGGGCAGGTTTTGCAGGCGGCCGCGCGCGAATCGGGGGTGCGGGCGGACATACTCGGCCAGATCCTGCCAATCCTCGTCTCCGTGCTGCTCAGCGGGCTGACCAAATCCATCAATGACAAGGGTCTCGGCGGCCTGCTCGGGCAACTCGCGAGTTCCGGCGCGCTCGGCCGGATCCTGGAGCAGCTCCTTGGCGGCGGCGGCGCGCCCCGGCCCGCGCCCGAACCGGCGCCGCGGGGCAATTCGGGCGGCGGACTGGGCGGGCTGCTCGGGAGCGTTCTCGGCGCGCTGCTGGGCAGGCGCCCCGCGCCCCCTTCGGGGGGCGGAGCCGTCCGGCCGGGCGGCCCGCTCGACGCCGACGCCGGGTCAGGCGCCCTTCCGCCGGGGCTCGATCAGGCCGCGGTCCAGGAGGCGATCGACGAGATCAAGAAGACGCTCCAGATCGGGCAGAAAACCAATCGGCCGGCCGGCCAGAGCGGCGGCTCCGATCTCGAGGCCATCCTGGGGCAAATCCTCGGGAAGCGATGA
- a CDS encoding 16S rRNA (uracil(1498)-N(3))-methyltransferase, whose amino-acid sequence MSHYDFSAQRLFVEAALAPGVDFVPPPEAVNYLLNVLRLRTGDPILLFNGRDGEFLAHLAEAARRSARLRVERLTRAQTPRPDLDYCFAPLKQARLDYMAQKATEMGAGRLTPVVTRRTQVRRVNSARLKANAIEAAEQCGVLAVPETAEAVDLVDFLAAFPAGRLLVFCDEDAPVANPVTALSGRSGQGISVLVGPEGGFEGAERAAIARLPNVAPISLGPRVLRADTAAVAALAVVQAAIGDWGVNDL is encoded by the coding sequence TTGTCCCACTATGATTTTTCCGCGCAGCGCCTCTTCGTCGAGGCGGCGCTGGCGCCGGGCGTCGACTTCGTTCCCCCGCCCGAGGCCGTCAATTATCTGCTCAATGTGCTGCGCCTTCGCACGGGAGATCCGATTCTTCTCTTCAACGGACGCGATGGCGAGTTTCTCGCCCATCTCGCGGAGGCCGCCCGGCGCTCGGCCAGACTGCGCGTCGAGCGGCTGACGCGGGCGCAGACTCCGCGCCCCGATCTCGACTATTGCTTCGCGCCGCTGAAACAGGCGCGTCTCGACTACATGGCGCAAAAGGCGACGGAGATGGGCGCGGGCCGGCTCACGCCTGTCGTCACCCGCCGCACCCAGGTCCGCCGCGTCAATTCGGCGCGGCTCAAGGCCAATGCAATCGAGGCCGCGGAGCAATGCGGCGTCCTCGCCGTGCCGGAGACCGCCGAGGCGGTCGATCTTGTCGATTTCCTCGCCGCCTTTCCGGCGGGGCGGCTGCTCGTCTTCTGCGACGAGGACGCCCCCGTCGCCAACCCCGTGACCGCGCTTTCCGGCCGCTCGGGGCAGGGAATATCGGTTCTCGTCGGGCCGGAGGGCGGCTTCGAGGGCGCCGAGCGCGCCGCTATCGCGCGCCTTCCCAATGTCGCCCCAATCTCGCTCGGACCCCGCGTGCTGAGGGCCGACACGGCGGCGGTGGCGGCGCTCGCGGTCGTGCAGGCCGCGATTGGCGACTGGGGCGTTAACGATTTGTAA
- a CDS encoding Flp family type IVb pilin, with amino-acid sequence MKERLRRIFAENGGFTATEYAVVAFIVSIVIVAGAKAIGAKLSINYLGAVSANL; translated from the coding sequence TTGAAGGAAAGGCTTCGCCGCATTTTTGCGGAAAACGGAGGCTTCACGGCGACCGAATACGCCGTCGTCGCCTTCATCGTTTCGATCGTGATCGTGGCGGGAGCCAAGGCGATCGGCGCGAAACTGTCGATCAATTATCTTGGCGCGGTCTCGGCCAATCTCTAG
- a CDS encoding glutamate--cysteine ligase — translation MARDVTDTRPIESPEALVEWLAAGCKTVGETLRVGTEHEKIPFYSDTRGPVPYECVDGRCGVGRLLEGLQEATGWAPIMDRDALIGLAQTDGGGAISIEPGGQFELSGAPLADIHGTAAELDAHLSALAGVARALGVEFLDLGASPKWSRAETPAMPKQRYRIMASYMPKVGSRGLDMMFRTATIQANLDFVSEADMVEKMRVGLALQPMVTALFANSPFLDGKPTGRLSQRSYIWLDTDRDRTGMLPFAFEAGFGFERYVDYALDVPMYFVKRGDVYHDVAGASFRDLLEGRLPQLPGERATISDWANHLSTIFPEVRLKTYLEMRGADGGPRAHMTALPALFAGLFYDSAALDQARQLTKGWSAEARQKLREDVPALALGATIDGRSLRDVARDALALAAAGLRRRAKTNDQGQDETVYLAPLERIVAEGRTLAERRLEAYQGAWSESVDGAFADCVIPL, via the coding sequence ATGGCTCGCGACGTAACAGACACGAGGCCGATCGAGTCCCCTGAGGCGCTCGTAGAGTGGCTCGCCGCCGGCTGCAAGACCGTCGGGGAAACGCTGCGCGTCGGCACGGAACATGAGAAGATCCCCTTCTATTCGGACACGCGCGGACCCGTTCCCTATGAATGCGTCGACGGCCGCTGCGGCGTCGGCCGGCTGCTCGAGGGTCTTCAGGAGGCGACCGGATGGGCGCCCATCATGGACCGCGACGCGCTGATCGGACTTGCGCAGACGGATGGCGGCGGCGCGATTTCCATCGAACCCGGCGGGCAATTCGAACTCTCCGGCGCGCCGCTCGCGGACATTCACGGAACGGCCGCGGAGCTCGACGCGCATCTCTCCGCCCTCGCGGGCGTCGCCAGGGCGCTCGGCGTGGAATTCCTCGACCTCGGCGCCAGTCCGAAATGGTCGCGCGCCGAGACCCCGGCCATGCCGAAGCAGCGCTACCGGATCATGGCCTCCTATATGCCGAAAGTCGGGTCGCGCGGCCTCGACATGATGTTTCGCACGGCGACCATCCAGGCCAATCTCGACTTCGTCAGCGAGGCGGATATGGTCGAGAAGATGCGGGTGGGGCTCGCGCTGCAACCGATGGTGACCGCGCTCTTCGCCAATTCGCCCTTCCTGGACGGCAAGCCGACGGGCCGCCTCTCCCAGCGCTCCTACATCTGGCTCGACACCGATCGCGACCGCACCGGCATGCTGCCTTTCGCCTTCGAAGCGGGCTTCGGCTTCGAGCGTTATGTGGATTATGCGCTCGACGTGCCGATGTATTTCGTCAAGCGGGGCGATGTTTATCACGACGTCGCGGGTGCGAGCTTCCGCGACCTGCTCGAGGGGCGCCTGCCGCAACTGCCCGGCGAACGCGCCACCATCTCGGACTGGGCCAACCATCTCTCGACGATCTTTCCCGAGGTCCGCCTCAAGACCTATCTGGAAATGCGCGGCGCCGACGGTGGACCCCGCGCCCATATGACTGCGCTACCGGCGCTCTTCGCCGGCCTTTTCTACGACAGCGCCGCGCTCGATCAGGCGCGCCAGCTCACCAAGGGATGGAGCGCCGAGGCCCGGCAGAAGCTGCGCGAAGATGTTCCGGCGCTGGCGCTCGGCGCGACGATCGACGGCCGCAGCCTGCGCGACGTCGCCCGCGACGCATTGGCCCTGGCCGCCGCCGGCCTCAGGCGGCGCGCGAAAACCAATGATCAGGGCCAGGATGAGACGGTCTATCTCGCGCCGTTGGAACGGATCGTGGCGGAAGGCCGCACGCTCGCCGAGCGCCGCCTTGAAGCCTATCAGGGCGCCTGGAGCGAGTCGGTGGACGGCGCCTTCGCGGATTGCGTGATCCCGTTATAG